Within the Syngnathus scovelli strain Florida chromosome 6, RoL_Ssco_1.2, whole genome shotgun sequence genome, the region aagaccacagaAAAGCAGGGAACCCCACTAACGAAGCGGCTAATTATCTCAAAAGCTGTCTGAAAACTAACACGATCCGAAACTATTCAAACTTGAGTGAGAGTTTTGTGGTGTTGCGTGGAACCAATGTGGGATTTGTTTAATTCAAGTGTaaaccaacaaatacaaaaacaacaacaaaataaaaacaccccCGAGCCGGATTATGACTACAGCAGCATCGCCTCCACTTTGCGGTGCTCAACACCAGGATGCCTTTTGTAGAAAACACAAAATCACAATTGACACCAGACATAAATATGCCGACTATCTATGTACAAAAATGTCTTCAGGGAATAAGGCCACAGTTACAAAAGGGGGCAGTTGCTTCTCTTCTTCTCTCGCCTTATTTATTGCATTGACTTCACCTTCTATATATAGCAAACCATCTGCACACTCCTGCTAAACTTACAGAGTCTTTCAACTTGCTCTCACACAATTCCCTCACACTGCCACAACTTAACCTCCCATCCTACAAGCAGGTCAATATTTACTCCATGTTCACCGTCCCACTTTTGGCTTGGAATGACAACAACGTACGGTACACTAGGGACAAAAAGTTTGGTGTGTTGGGCTTTCGGGTGCTGCAATTTCGCAGTCGACTTAAAACACACTAGACGTCAAATCTTTGATGCCTAAGTACTTTTTGCACGACTTGCTGATCTCTTAGAAGCTGAGGCTGTGCCCTAAGTCTTTCTGTGACACCAGATGGAGATCGGACTCATCACAGAAAAGATATATATCTTTCTGTGACACCTCCAGTTTGGGTTTCAACCCGCTAATGACACTCTGACACAAAGCTTTGATCCTTTAGACCAATACATTTCCACTTGTATGACTTTCTTTTGTTGCCACCTGTAGATGACGCTGTGACACTCAAGTTCAGTGGCCTCTTCTCCCGCTGAACATTCTATTTGAAGCCCTACAATGGCGAGGGAAGGGGCCAGTGGAGGAGACAGAAAGGCATAGAAATTAAAATCATGGCATGAAGCTCAGAGTGGCATCAGAGGTTCCACAGTATTTTAAGTACATCCTTTTAGTTCACCCAAAAGCCGTCAATCCTGAACTTTTTATGCGTGGTGCACAGCCGCCCTCGACAACAAGAAAATAGACATCTTTGGCTGACCAATCAGCTCATCACAGCTCAATTTCACAGCTAATAGGCGGGGCGAGTGTACGCTATGTTTATATGTGTGTATTGCACGCTCCCTCCGACGGGGCCCGGCAGACTTCAATCTGCCCGAGAGGACGACAAGTCataatggtttaaaaaaaaaaaaaaagacagttgaAATTAAACAAAGAGCACATGTGCTTCAAGCTGGACTGGGCTGGGCTACGTAGGCCTTAAATTAGATCCTCCCTGGCTGACTGATTTCTGGGTGGTTGACGTGGTGGTCCCCATGTGGTAGCCTTGGTGCATGGACACCGGGGCAGTCATGGGCGCCTGGTACTGGGCGGGATTGAGCATGCCGACCTGGCAGTTGCCTGTGGGTCCTGCCCACTGAGGAGCGCTGTACGAAGCCGGGGTGTACCCAAACCCCGGGCCTACTGGGCCCAGAGAGCCTTTCCGGTGGCCCAGGGGGACGGAGGGATTAGCAGGATTGGGGAGGTGGGCCGTGGTGGGGGTACTGGTGGCGCTGGGAGGCGTGGGGAGGGTCGGACAGAGGTAGCCAGGAGCGGAGAACTTGCGACCCATGTTGGCAGGAGGGATTATCTGGAATTGAGAACCAGGAAAGTGATCATAACAAAGACCCTTTGCATACTGGCGCTTCGGCATTCAGTTTAGTTTTTAGTTTTAGTGTACATGacattcacatttttttgtgcTCAGGCCAAAACAAATATATTACTTTGGTGCTATCTGATGTAATATTGGTGTTGTAAGGTTTCAGTCATTGATTGTCCTAGCTGATATtattgatggacctcatttgaatgtGATTTTATTGTGTTCTGAATGCAATTCTTCATGTAATATTGGTTCATGATGCTAGTCTGCCAAGCAAAACTGATACGCATTTCTGAGGCACGGCAAACCTGAGCAAGCAAGCAATTTGAAGGAACCAATCAGTGAAAAGCGTACGTAACTTCGACGGAAAAACATCCTTGTCTTCTTTTGAAGTAAATGCTTCCAGTGCTATTGGTTCATTGGGTTTTATTTCATCTCAGCTAACTGCCAGGGGACGGTGCTTAAAGCACTTAAGATTCCATCAAGCATGCATACCAAATTAGTCACCTGTGACCCCTGGATAACCCTTGACAGATATAAGGTCCAGTGTCACCAGAGGTTCGTTTCCTACGGAATCTTCTCGCATGATCACGAGGATTCAGAGTGACAGGACGTCCTCGTGGTCATTCGGAATTCATAGAATCATAGCTACAGTTGTAACAGTCTCTTTGGCGCACCATTTTGAATGACGTGAGGATAGACTTCCACTACGGAAGGGTGACGTCACGCATGAAGGATACGGCAGGGCGAGTAAACAAATTTGATTCGTTGGTTCATTTTGAGCCGCATGGTGTAGGTGCTTTATGGTCCTGCAGTTGGATTGTGTCGCTTACATCATGTCCCTGGGCTGCCTGTGCTCCGGTTTTAGGACCCCTCTTGCCCTGCGAGAGACTGATATCTTTGGCCCAGTTATCCACCAGCTGGTGCAGGTCATCTGTGAAGGTACCCTTGCCCTTCTGCGTCTGAGCTGCTGTGGCAGTGGAAGCCGGCCCGCTCGCATGGGTCAGAGAAAGCGAGTGGTTCTGGTAGGGACCTGAGCCATTTGTGGAGGTGGTCCCACTTACTCCTTAGAAGACAGGAGATAAGGTAAGAATAGCGGGGACAAGCAGTTGTATGAGTTAACAAATTAGAAAAACTACAAGAGGGGAATGTTTTTGCTCTGCCAAGTTATCAACATAGTATAGTACATAATGGCAGAAAATGTTTGTATTTAAGCACATCTGaatgttttactattttttaaatctgtatTTATAGTTACATGTGAGTGGCCCCTCAGTCAAGGAACTCAGCTCAGTGAGAGCTTATCAGTCTTCACACACATACCTGTAGAGCAACTGCTGAGACTGGGTAGGGATGGAGAGGATCGGAACTCTTGTAAAGATGTTGCTGCACAAGTTTGGGAAGCCTCGCAAGCAGAAAGAGTACTTTGTTTGGGGGCAGAGTCAGAGTCATGAGTACTCTGAGCTGAGGTTGGACATCCTGGACACATCAGACAAGTCAAAATTCAAGCACACCCATTGTATAGGGCAAGAAAATTGAGAGTGGCTATGTGGAGTTATTAAACCAAGCTTATGGCAATCTTGCGTCAACGTTTGAAACACAAATGTTGGAAAGCATATTGAAGATCTTATTGATTAATCGTCATCTAATTGGATAAAATGTTGAAAATGCACCACTCAATGCCATTTCAATTCCACTGGTGTGATCCTACCAGAAAATACGGGGCTTGGTTGTCCACTGCTCCGTGGAGATTTATGGCTCTTGCTCTTGAGCCTGCGTCGACCTCCGGCCATGGCCACAGCGGGGGATAGGACGGAAGGGGGAGCTGTTTTTCCTAGCCGGGTAAAGAGTGCCTCGATTTCCTCTTTCTGACGTGTCTGCAGGGCCTGCACCTCCAACATGTGTCTGGAAAAGCAGCACGAAGGTATTCAACAGGAccaatgctaacatgctaacatgcAAAAGGCCAGTGAGCATACCGCGTACCTTTCTCTGAGGCGACTAACTTCTTTCTGCAAGGCTTCGTCCTCTGTTCCCGAGTCGTCGTCGTTGTCGCTGCTGTATGGGGTGTGTGCTTTATGAGGATCCACAGAGGAGGGGCCGTTTTGGACACCCGAACTTTGAGATGGGCTGGAACCTGCCGTTGATGTCACTAAGGAGAAGTTTGATTGAGGATATAATGAAATAATTCTTGAACTATGATCCTGGCAGTAGCTGATGAACCTGCTACACACCTGTGACTGAAAAGCGTCCCACTTTGGAGGGAGCAGTTTGTCCAGATGAGGCATTGGAAACCTGGAAGCGCCCTATTGCTATGGTGGGCAGTTGGCTGGCAGAGCCAACAGAGAAAGACGAGTCTCCGTTGCTATGGTCCGTTTCACACACTGCGGTGGACAGAGTGGACGAGCGGTGGAGGGTGTTTTCAGGGCttgagggggaggaggaagaagaggatgaggaggcggtagaggtggaggatggcgtgagggaggaagaggagacaacACTGGCGGGCTCTGGAACTCCACTTGATGCACCATCGGTAGCAACGGACACCTGGGCAGAGGGATGGTGTTATTTTAATGCACCATTTATAGGGTTTCAAGTTTCATCATCTCAGCCTGTAAGAAAGGCGGTAGCCTCTCAACACAGAACCTACTTGGAATCGACCCAGAGTGAAACCGGCTGCGGGAGCCTGGACTACGCTGTCCACTTGAAGAGTCTCTGGGCTCAGCGCTCTCCTCAGCTGGGCATCCAAATTACCCAAAGGCTGCTGGGACTGTTCAGACAAACAAGAAAGATATGATTTACTCGCTCAGGTATATAATCACATCACCCCTTTCATATAAAAGAGTAGAAAGAAAACCCAAGTGAGAAAGCAGAGGGAACACTCACTTGATTTGGTCCAGGGAATGGTGGTAACGTGTCCAAGGGCAGAGGAGCAGCTTGGTCAAACCCAGTAGGTAAAGTCTACCAGGATATGCAACACATGGGGAACAACACATGAGGTATAATGTGATAAAGATTTGAAATGAAGTCAAACTGTACTAAATGTAGTCAAACAGATGTTAGTAAATTGATTATACACTGACCTGTGCCCTCGGTTTGGTTGGAGGGGTATGGGCATGTCCCGCAGGGGTTAACCCCTGTGCTGGGGTAGTTGTAGACAGCGGAGTGACCGCCTGTGCTCCAGACGTGAGCGGGAGGTTTGAAGGAGGCACCAGAGCGGTGCCAGGAGGAGGGGAGGATGTTCCGGTGGGAGGGGAAGAGGTCCCGGTGTTCTGACCAGGATCTACTGGTGCGCTTGAGGAACTTGTACTCTGGTCTTTAAAAAGGGATCGCAGTTTCTTGTCAAGGGCTTGGATGTCATCCCTACCCGCCGCTTTGGTCTGAACCTCAGCGCTCTCAGACTCTCCTGACTGGGGTTGACTCTGACTGGCCAATGGCTGAGATGGATGCGTGGCTGAATTAATGCTTTGAGATGTCGTGGCAGTATTGTTAAAAGGTTGCGGCTCAGAAGCAGGGACGGGGACTGTATTAGCGCTTAGCTGGGGCACGGACGCCATGGGGACGGAGGTCTGCATGACCGATGCAGAAATGGAAGAGGAGGCAGGGACACTGACGGCGGGTGCAATCTGCGAGGCGGATGTTTCGTGGGAAGTGTGAGCCGGTGGCAGGGAATCActggtgacaggattctgagaATGAGTTGATACAGGTGGAGGAGAAACTCTTCCATTTGGGGGATGCGTCTGAGGGGTTCCGGAGACGAGCCCAACGGGAGGGACGGAGACGAGCCCAACGGGAGGGAAACTAGAACTACTGGTGGACGGTACCGCTTCGGGAGGGGCCACAGCACTCTGAGTGTTTGGGACCAGTCCAGCATCACTAGATGGATTGGTGCCAACTTCCGGATCAAGGCTTGGAGGCTCAATCATGCTGCTGCCTCTCTCTGCGTGATCCTGCCTCATTTTGCTAAAAGCCTGCTGCAGAGTCCCAGAAGGTGCAGACAGAGAAAGGCCTAATGTCATTGTGGGCCCTGGAAAAACAATCGCTGTTGTTAAAATGTGAGATAAATGGAATACAACTAAAATGCAGTGACTCACAAATTTAATTTCTTCCGTGACCAAGCTCATAACTCAATTGACTTGTAACCCCCCCTTTGATTAAATCAAATGCAATGAAGCTGCTCCAGACCAGCATAAAATAAAGTAGAGCTGAACTGTATGAAAGAAATACGACAGTACTTGTGTATCTAAAGTTCACTTTTGACTCAAAATTTGGCTCACAACACAAACCAAGCGATGGctcataataaataataataaaaaaaaaaaagaagtccccACTGTGTAATCGTACCTGAGCCAGACTCGTCGCCAACTGAGGTATTCGCCGAGGATGCACCAAAAAACTGTTCCCTCAAACGGGACTCTGGTACTGGGCTGACTATGAACCGTCGACCTGCTGAATGCACCACCTGGGCTGTAGTGCTTGGGGAGATTCCTGTGGGAATGTGCACAAGGACTGTTAGATATGAAGTAGTTAATAATGCACATTGATAGTGTATGCATATTGAAGCAAAGAATGTCTGTGTACCAGGCAGCATGGGAACTGAAAGCTCTGGCTGCTGTTGAAGCTCACTCATCTGTAGATAGACCAACAATTACATGACGCTTATACAATGCATTTTTCAAATTGCACAAATGGCACAGATCAGATATAGCCTATCAAAAATAGGGATTGAATCACAAATGGCAACTTGGAAATGCAGTATCTGGAATTTAAATGTTCACTGTTTAATGTTACAGATTTTAATCAGAAAATGGggtttgatttaaaagacaTCCATAACATTACCTGAGGAAATGCTTCTTTCATGCCCTCTCCTTTCTCGTCAGCCATTTCAATGACTTCACGGACCTGCTCGATGAATGATTCTCGCTCACTTTCCAGGATGAACTCACTCACAACCTGAAGCAGCAAACAAGTCAAATTAAATCTCTATAATAGACAACAAAGAAGGACCCAACGACTAATTGCATTTGCAATATGATAAAAAGTGCTTTGCTAATTGGAAAGGCTGCTTGTTCCTTGGGAGTGGAGAACAGAGGGTTTCACAACAGGCAAAGGCGTCAGCGTTGTAATTAAAACCTGCCGTGTAATTTTCGGTTTTCTGTCTCAGAAGACCTAGAGACCAGTATCTAACATGTTTATCTTCATACCTcgtgaggaaaaaaagaaaaaaaaaggtgttggAGCTCGTGTTGTTCTGACTGCCATAGTATGTTTCTTACTATTTCACAGTACAGTAAACAGCTTTTTTTATAGTTAAGTTTTATACAAGTTACTTTGTGATTGTAACTGTGATTTCTTACTGTTTCACAGTACAGCAAACAGCATAATTTTTTAAGTCATTACAGAGTATAACTCTCAAGAGTGGGGAAAAGAAGTACAAGTATCGCTGGAGTACAAGTCGACATTTTGGGGAAAATTCATTTTACAAAAACCGCAACCTCGAACCCAAAATCCCCATTCTCTAATCTAGGGTGAGTTGAGAAATGCGCTTCGAGCATCACACTAAATTGTAATTCCAATATTAAGGAGGGagacaaaatgaaccaaattataTTATTTTCGTAAATGGATTATCAACACACACAAAGTAACATTTAAAGGAAAAATAAATCACCATTATCTGTGCAATCTCCTCTGGATTGTCACCATCTAGATCAAATCTGAAGGTCACCATCTTCCTATTGTGCGTTTCCAGCTGGCATTCTGCTACTCTGTCTCCTGCATTTGAGAtctgctgaaaaaaaaagatgtgtgtTTGCTTAGTGTCACAGCAAGGAACTCAAATACAAACatatgtcagaaaaaaaaaaaagagatgcctACACTTAGAACATTCAGTTTGGCCTTGGCTCCCTTATCATGCCGAGAGCGGCTACGGACAGATCGCCGCTGGTACCGCTTCAGTGAGCGGCCCTCGTGGCGGCCTCCTGATGTTGAAGTACCTTCATTGCCGTCACTTAGACCTGAAGCTGCATCTGACAAACAGCTGAAGAGGGGACAAATATCTCAGAGAAATGTACACGATAACGTCTGAAAGTATGCCTCTCCTGCTTACCTTTCCACAGATGGTGGCACAAGAGTGGAGGAGGCTGCTGACTGCTCAGCTGGTGTTGACTGACTGGCAGCGGCCTGAAACAAAACAATAGTCAGTAAAACTCAGAGCATGTTAACtctgatgttttgttttggcaTTTATGCAGCAGTTGTGGGAAATTGACACAGTAACATTTTTAAACTTCGACAAAATTAGTCCGCTCTTATCAGCATTTAAAAATGCTTATTAATAGAGAATGTGGTTTGTAGTAAACTGTTCATTTTATTCTATCGACCCAAAaaagctgaagaaaaaaaaaaaactataatatTGGTAGGGGGTAGCTGTGAATCGATCAGATTAAGCGTTGCCCATCTAACCCATAAATAATTTGTATTTGAACgtcataattaaaaaaagagaaatgagTTTGAGGCAAAATGTTCACACCTAAATTACAAAAGCCCAACCACACACATCAATACGATGCACTGAGTACCTGCAGCGCAGAGAGGCAAGATGCCTGATAGAGGAAGAACAGATGTTCAGCATTGGGTGGTGGAGACAGGATAAAAGAATTTGGACTAGAGGCCCAAGACTAACAGTCATGCAGGAAGTGAGCAGCATGCAGAGATGATAAAGAAAAAGAAGATAAAATATGACAGTAATGGTATTGGTAATGAGAATAACAAAAGAATGCACACAAACTAAGTGAGGGTAATGGATGCAGCAGAATGGGGAGTGGACACATTAATGAATACATTAAGGGATAAATGCGAAAAATTGTTCTCACTTGTAACGGTTGCGTTCCAGGCTGTGCCTGTGGTAGAGAGGAGCTCTGAAGGACTGTGTTGGTCTCTGgcggctgttgctgctgctgttgtggtGGTGCAGAAGGGGACGACTGAGAGGATGGAGGCATCATCACCTGCTGGGTGGGAATCTGCAAGGACCAAAAATTTATCATGAATTGGAAAAGTTATTCATCCAACGCAACATCCTAAAACATTGATGGTTGGTCGTGTGCACcatactatttaaaaaaaaaaaaaaacatactctatgctgtaaaaaaataataatgctgtGAATACCTGCTGTGGTGCCACTGAGACAGACTGGCTGCTGGGAAGAGAAGGGACAAGTTCGCCCTGGACACCTGGCATCTGGGGTTGAACCTTTAACGCATAATTGGGAGAACAACGGTATGccttaaaagtaaaaataagatgACTGTGAGCTATGTTGACTCAGGATATGGGTTAAGTATTCATCTTTATATGCCACTGCATGGTTAAGTGCAGCTGGTTTAACAGGTGTGGAAGACAGATTTAGAAGCAACACAAGTCCGCACGGAAGGAAACTGGACAGGATACATAAATAGATATGGATTGGTGCTTCTGATTCACCATCGATGGAACTCAGCCCGTTGGAAAATGACTCACCAGTGTCACATGCTGCTGCGGCTGCATTTGGTCATTTTGTGTCTGAGGGCATGGCACTTGGGGTTGAAGCTGTTGAATGGGAGGGGCGCAGTAGGACATTCCCGGCTGAGCAGGCTGAGCTTCGGCAGCGAGGACAGAGGAACCAGATGCTCTGTCGGCCATGTGTGCGACTGTCGGGGATGGGGATTGGGGGAGGCAGCAAGAGCGGGTAGCGAGAACATGTCAATTCTTGACGCAATGTAGCACTAGGCAAAATTCATATTACAGCGTAACTTGTATTTCTTCATGGTAACAATGTTAATCGCGACATGCACAAAACTGAGAAGAAATAAGGATTTCTGAATAGGTTACAGGATCCCACTAGCAAAGAATAtttgtaataaaataaataagatgtCATGCTCATGGTGCTAAATAGTGCAAAAGAACACATTACA harbors:
- the wnk1a gene encoding serine/threonine-protein kinase WNK1 isoform X3, producing MSEKPDDKMVKFLAPPPKSGNGPTSGSDSMVNESRPTEVRRRHHTMERDRGNPEHRFFRRSVISDCNATALALPLPSRIPIPATQRNQLREAPVQRQQAAVVRAPQVEQSAPRKEESTETLERQERKDLEIATVNVVPMKQTSTIIQDVCDSMLVTETQSLPDLSQSEAYNSTGSKVLHEGDAEEEDKDAAKARAEAEQREAEKKVQEDIEEAETKAVGTSPDGRFLKFDIEIGRGSFKTVYKGLDTETTVEVAWCELQDRKLSKTERQRFKEEAGMLKGLQHPNIVRFYDSWEGPSKGKKCIVLVTELMTSGTLKTYLKRFKVMKIKVLRSWCRQILKGLHFLHTRAPPIIHRDLKCDNIFITGPTGSVKIGDLGLATLKRASFAKSVIGTPEFMAPEMYEEKYDESVDVYAFGMCMLEMATSEYPYSECQNAAQIYRRVTSGVKPGSFDKVAIPEVKEIIEGCIRQNKDERYSIKDLLNHAFFQEDTGVRVELAEEDDGEMEAIKLWLRIEDIKKLKGKYKDNEAIEFSFDLNKDVPDDVAQEMVDSGYVCEGDHKTIAKAIKDRVSLISRKRAQRQQVREDQEKSRIEEEQPSQTQTSQQPSKEVPLSQSVPQPATHVPPPQANQHSTPMPAQPVSQQSLANASYNTSQPTQLTGLTQGVSYVPQSTGQIPIQNQSLATSQPESEEPEADQHQLSGGVAHMADRASGSSVLAAEAQPAQPGMSYCAPPIQQLQPQVPCPQTQNDQMQPQQHVTLVQPQMPGVQGELVPSLPSSQSVSVAPQQIPTQQVMMPPSSQSSPSAPPQQQQQQPPETNTVLQSSSLPQAQPGTQPLQAAASQSTPAEQSAASSTLVPPSVESCLSDAASGLSDGNEGTSTSGGRHEGRSLKRYQRRSVRSRSRHDKGAKAKLNVLSQISNAGDRVAECQLETHNRKMVTFRFDLDGDNPEEIAQIMVVSEFILESERESFIEQVREVIEMADEKGEGMKEAFPQMSELQQQPELSVPMLPGISPSTTAQVVHSAGRRFIVSPVPESRLREQFFGASSANTSVGDESGSGPTMTLGLSLSAPSGTLQQAFSKMRQDHAERGSSMIEPPSLDPEVGTNPSSDAGLVPNTQSAVAPPEAVPSTSSSSFPPVGLVSVPPVGLVSGTPQTHPPNGRVSPPPVSTHSQNPVTSDSLPPAHTSHETSASQIAPAVSVPASSSISASVMQTSVPMASVPQLSANTVPVPASEPQPFNNTATTSQSINSATHPSQPLASQSQPQSGESESAEVQTKAAGRDDIQALDKKLRSLFKDQSTSSSSAPVDPGQNTGTSSPPTGTSSPPPGTALVPPSNLPLTSGAQAVTPLSTTTPAQGLTPAGHAHTPPTKPRAQTLPTGFDQAAPLPLDTLPPFPGPNQSQQPLGNLDAQLRRALSPETLQVDSVVQAPAAGFTLGRFQVSVATDGASSGVPEPASVVSSSSLTPSSTSTASSSSSSSSPSSPENTLHRSSTLSTAVCETDHSNGDSSFSVGSASQLPTIAIGRFQVSNASSGQTAPSKVGRFSVTVTSTAGSSPSQSSGVQNGPSSVDPHKAHTPYSSDNDDDSGTEDEALQKEVSRLRERHMLEVQALQTRQKEEIEALFTRLGKTAPPSVLSPAVAMAGGRRRLKSKSHKSPRSSGQPSPVFSGCPTSAQSTHDSDSAPKQSTLSACEASQTCAATSLQEFRSSPSLPSLSSCSTGVSGTTSTNGSGPYQNHSLSLTHASGPASTATAAQTQKGKGTFTDDLHQLVDNWAKDISLSQGKRGPKTGAQAAQGHDGFK
- the wnk1a gene encoding serine/threonine-protein kinase WNK1 isoform X1; this translates as MSEKPDDKMVKFLAPPPKSGNGPTSGSDSMVNESRPTEVRRRHHTMERDRGNPEHRFFRRSVISDCNATALALPLPSRIPIPATQRNQLREAPVQRQQAAVVRAPQVEQSAPRKEESTETLERQERKDLEIATVNVVPMKQTSTIIQDVCDSMLVTETQSLPDLSQSEAYNSTGSKVLHEGDAEEEDKDAAKARAEAEQREAEKKVQEDIEEAETKAVGTSPDGRFLKFDIEIGRGSFKTVYKGLDTETTVEVAWCELQDRKLSKTERQRFKEEAGMLKGLQHPNIVRFYDSWEGPSKGKKCIVLVTELMTSGTLKTYLKRFKVMKIKVLRSWCRQILKGLHFLHTRAPPIIHRDLKCDNIFITGPTGSVKIGDLGLATLKRASFAKSVIGTPEFMAPEMYEEKYDESVDVYAFGMCMLEMATSEYPYSECQNAAQIYRRVTSGVKPGSFDKVAIPEVKEIIEGCIRQNKDERYSIKDLLNHAFFQEDTGVRVELAEEDDGEMEAIKLWLRIEDIKKLKGKYKDNEAIEFSFDLNKDVPDDVAQEMVDSGYVCEGDHKTIAKAIKDRVSLISRKRAQRQQVREDQEKSRIEEEQPSQTQTSQQPSKEVPLSQSVPQPATHVPPPQANQHSTPMPAQPVSQQSLANASYNTSQPTQLTGLTQGVSYVPQSTGQIPIQNQSLATSQPESEEPEADQHQLSGGVAHMADRASGSSVLAAEAQPAQPGMSYCAPPIQQLQPQVPCPQTQNDQMQPQQHVTLVQPQMPGVQGELVPSLPSSQSVSVAPQQIPTQQVMMPPSSQSSPSAPPQQQQQQPPETNTVLQSSSLPQAQPGTQPLQAAASQSTPAEQSAASSTLVPPSVESCLSDAASGLSDGNEGTSTSGGRHEGRSLKRYQRRSVRSRSRHDKGAKAKLNVLSQISNAGDRVAECQLETHNRKMVTFRFDLDGDNPEEIAQIMVVSEFILESERESFIEQVREVIEMADEKGEGMKEAFPQMSELQQQPELSVPMLPGISPSTTAQVVHSAGRRFIVSPVPESRLREQFFGASSANTSVGDESGSGPTMTLGLSLSAPSGTLQQAFSKMRQDHAERGSSMIEPPSLDPEVGTNPSSDAGLVPNTQSAVAPPEAVPSTSSSSFPPVGLVSVPPVGLVSGTPQTHPPNGRVSPPPVSTHSQNPVTSDSLPPAHTSHETSASQIAPAVSVPASSSISASVMQTSVPMASVPQLSANTVPVPASEPQPFNNTATTSQSINSATHPSQPLASQSQPQSGESESAEVQTKAAGRDDIQALDKKLRSLFKDQSTSSSSAPVDPGQNTGTSSPPTGTSSPPPGTALVPPSNLPLTSGAQAVTPLSTTTPAQGLTPAGHAHTPPTKPRAQTLPTGFDQAAPLPLDTLPPFPGPNQSQQPLGNLDAQLRRALSPETLQVDSVVQAPAAGFTLGRFQVSVATDGASSGVPEPASVVSSSSLTPSSTSTASSSSSSSSPSSPENTLHRSSTLSTAVCETDHSNGDSSFSVGSASQLPTIAIGRFQVSNASSGQTAPSKVGRFSVTVTSTAGSSPSQSSGVQNGPSSVDPHKAHTPYSSDNDDDSGTEDEALQKEVSRLRERHMLEVQALQTRQKEEIEALFTRLGKTAPPSVLSPAVAMAGGRRRLKSKSHKSPRSSGQPSPVFSGCPTSAQSTHDSDSAPKQSTLSACEASQTCAATSLQEFRSSPSLPSLSSCSTGVSGTTSTNGSGPYQNHSLSLTHASGPASTATAAQTQKGKGTFTDDLHQLVDNWAKDISLSQGKRGPKTGAQAAQGHDIIPPANMGRKFSAPGYLCPTLPTPPSATSTPTTAHLPNPANPSVPLGHRKGSLGPVGPGFGYTPASYSAPQWAGPTGNCQVGMLNPAQYQAPMTAPVSMHQGYHMGTTTSTTQKSVSQGGSNLRPT
- the wnk1a gene encoding serine/threonine-protein kinase WNK1 isoform X2, translating into MSEKPDDKMVKFLAPPPKSGNGPTSGSDSMVNESRPTEVRRRHHTMERDRGNPEHRFFRRSVISDCNATALALPLPSRIPIPATQRNQLREAPVQRQQAAVVRAPQVEQSAPRKEESTETLERQERKDLEIATVNVVPMKQTSTIIQDVCDSMLVTETQSLPDLSQSEAYNSTGSKVLHEGDAEEEDKDAAKARAEAEQREAEKKVQEDIEEAETKAVGTSPDGRFLKFDIEIGRGSFKTVYKGLDTETTVEVAWCELQDRKLSKTERQRFKEEAGMLKGLQHPNIVRFYDSWEGPSKGKKCIVLVTELMTSGTLKTYLKRFKVMKIKVLRSWCRQILKGLHFLHTRAPPIIHRDLKCDNIFITGPTGSVKIGDLGLATLKRASFAKSVIGTPEFMAPEMYEEKYDESVDVYAFGMCMLEMATSEYPYSECQNAAQIYRRVTSGVKPGSFDKVAIPEVKEIIEGCIRQNKDERYSIKDLLNHAFFQEDTGVRVELAEEDDGEMEAIKLWLRIEDIKKLKGKYKDNEAIEFSFDLNKDVPDDVAQEMVDSGYVCEGDHKTIAKAIKDRVSLISRKRAQRQQVREDQEKSRIEEEQPSQTQTSQQPSKEVPLSQSVPQPATHVPPPQANQHSTPMPAQPVSQQSLANASYNTSQPTQLTGLTQGVSYVPQSTGQIPIQNQSLATSQPESEEPEADQHQLSGGVAHMADRASGSSVLAAEAQPAQPGMSYCAPPIQQLQPQVPCPQTQNDQMQPQQHVTLVQPQMPGVQGELVPSLPSSQSVSVAPQQIPTQQVMMPPSSQSSPSAPPQQQQQQPPETNTVLQSSSLPQAQPGTQPLQAAASQSTPAEQSAASSTLVPPSVESCLSDAASGLSDGNEGTSTSGGRHEGRSLKRYQRRSVRSRSRHDKGAKAKLNVLSISNAGDRVAECQLETHNRKMVTFRFDLDGDNPEEIAQIMVVSEFILESERESFIEQVREVIEMADEKGEGMKEAFPQMSELQQQPELSVPMLPGISPSTTAQVVHSAGRRFIVSPVPESRLREQFFGASSANTSVGDESGSGPTMTLGLSLSAPSGTLQQAFSKMRQDHAERGSSMIEPPSLDPEVGTNPSSDAGLVPNTQSAVAPPEAVPSTSSSSFPPVGLVSVPPVGLVSGTPQTHPPNGRVSPPPVSTHSQNPVTSDSLPPAHTSHETSASQIAPAVSVPASSSISASVMQTSVPMASVPQLSANTVPVPASEPQPFNNTATTSQSINSATHPSQPLASQSQPQSGESESAEVQTKAAGRDDIQALDKKLRSLFKDQSTSSSSAPVDPGQNTGTSSPPTGTSSPPPGTALVPPSNLPLTSGAQAVTPLSTTTPAQGLTPAGHAHTPPTKPRAQTLPTGFDQAAPLPLDTLPPFPGPNQSQQPLGNLDAQLRRALSPETLQVDSVVQAPAAGFTLGRFQVSVATDGASSGVPEPASVVSSSSLTPSSTSTASSSSSSSSPSSPENTLHRSSTLSTAVCETDHSNGDSSFSVGSASQLPTIAIGRFQVSNASSGQTAPSKVGRFSVTVTSTAGSSPSQSSGVQNGPSSVDPHKAHTPYSSDNDDDSGTEDEALQKEVSRLRERHMLEVQALQTRQKEEIEALFTRLGKTAPPSVLSPAVAMAGGRRRLKSKSHKSPRSSGQPSPVFSGCPTSAQSTHDSDSAPKQSTLSACEASQTCAATSLQEFRSSPSLPSLSSCSTGVSGTTSTNGSGPYQNHSLSLTHASGPASTATAAQTQKGKGTFTDDLHQLVDNWAKDISLSQGKRGPKTGAQAAQGHDIIPPANMGRKFSAPGYLCPTLPTPPSATSTPTTAHLPNPANPSVPLGHRKGSLGPVGPGFGYTPASYSAPQWAGPTGNCQVGMLNPAQYQAPMTAPVSMHQGYHMGTTTSTTQKSVSQGGSNLRPT